The proteins below come from a single Aegilops tauschii subsp. strangulata cultivar AL8/78 chromosome 6, Aet v6.0, whole genome shotgun sequence genomic window:
- the LOC109783171 gene encoding phosphate transporter PHO1-2-like: MVKFSREYEASVIPEWKGAFVDYKGLKKLIKKIKLVLRDAGGSSAGDSLPETAAGVESIGYDGDFSVLDPVRALTARLAPRVQVSAEDEESGDSGELVPPTDKHEREFLEKADEELEKVNSFYATKEAELLGRGKAVIDQLRILADVKRILADHAATRRARGTLPEVAPPSPALSGSGRCLLSGPDTPQSMSDGSVEEGAAVADEVMAALERNGVSFVGLPGKKDAKKEGSGRGGRLQLPSTVRIDIPASNPGRAALKVWEELVNVLRKDGADPAAAFVHRKKVQHAEKNIRDAFMALYRGLELLKKFSSLNIKAFTKILKKFVKVSEQQRATDLFSQKVKTSSFSTSDKVLQLSDEVESLFLKHFAGNDRMVAMKYLNPQQRKSTHMITFLAGLFTGTFVSLFIIYTILAHASGIFASAGDTAYKELVYHVFSMFALISLHCFLYGCNLFMWKSTRINQNFIFDFMPNTALTHRDAFLMSAFIMCTVVTALVINLFLIDAGVSYPNAVPGALIVLSAGVLFCPFNVFYRSTRYCFMRIMRNIIFSPFYKVLMADFFMADQLTSQVPLLRHMEFAACYFMAGSFRANPYETCTNSQQYKHLAYVISFLPYYWRAMQCLRSYLEEHDVDQLAHAGKYMSAMVAAAVRFKYKATPTPFWVWMVLISSTGTTAYQLYWDFVKDWGFFTPKSKNLWLRDDLILKNKFTYYVSMMLNLVLRLSWTKSVMKIPINKNETRLLDFFRASLEIIRRGQWNFYRMENEHLNNVGKFRAVKTVPLPFQELEMY, from the exons ATGGTGAAGTTCTCGCGGGAGTACGAGGCCAGCGTCATCCCGGAGTGGAAGGGGGCCTTCGTCGACTACAAGGGCCTCAAGAAGCTCATCAAGAAGATCAAGCTCGTACTGCGCGACGCCGGCGGCAGCAGCGCGGGAGACTCCTTGCCGGAGACTGCCGCCGGCGTCGAGAGCATCGGCTATGACGGTGACTTCTCCGTGCTCGACCCCGTCCGCGCCCTCACAGCCCGGCTCGCGCCCAGGGTGCAGGTCTCCGCG GAGGACGAGGAGAGCGGGGATTCCGGGGAGCTCGTGCCACCCACGGACAAGCAT GAGCGGGAGTTCTTGGAGAAGGCGGACGAGGAGCTGGAGAAGGTGAACTCCTTCTACGCGACAAAGGAGGCGGAGCTGCTGGGCCGCGGCAAGGCGGTCATCGACCAGCTGCGCATCCTCGCCGACGTCAAACGCATCCTGGCCGACCACGCCGCCACTCGCCGCGCCAGAGGCACCCTCCCGGAGGTGGCACCCCCCTCGCCGGCGCTCAGCGGCTCTGGCCGGTGCCTCCTCTCCGGCCCCGACACGCCACAGTCCATGTCAG ATGGGAGCGTGGAGGAGGGCGCGGCGGTGGCGGACGAGGTGATGGCGGCGCTGGAGCGCAACGGGGTCAGCTTCGTGGGGCTGCCCGGCAAAAAGGACGCCAAGAAGGAGGGCAGCGGCAGGGGCGGGAGGCTGCAGCTGCCGTCGACAGTGCGCATCGACATCCCGGCGAGCAACCCGGGGCGGGCGGCGCTCAAGGTGTGGGAGGAGCTGGTGAACGTGCTGCGCAAGGACggcgccgaccccgccgccgccttcgTCCACCGGAAGAAGGTGCAGCACGCCGAGAAGAACATCCGCGACGCCTTCATGGCGCTCTACCGCGGCCTCGAGCTGCTCAAGAAGTTCAG TTCTCTGAATATAAAGGCCTTCACTAAGATTCTCAAGAAATTCGTCAAG GTGTCAGAGCAGCAGCGAGCAACGGACCTTTTCTCGCAGAAGGTGAAGACATCGTCGTTCAGCACATCCGACAAG GTGCTTCAGCTGTCGGACGAAGTGGAGTCACTCTTCCTGAAGCACTTCGCAGGCAACGACAGGATGGTGGCCATGAAGTACCTCAACCCGCAGCAGCGCAAGAGCACACACATGATCACCTTCCTCGCAG GGTTGTTCACGGGCACATTTGTGAGTCTGTTCATCATATACACCATCCTGGCACATGCTTCTGGCATTTTCGCCTCTGCCGGAGACACGGCATACAAGGAACTAGTGTACCATGTCTTCAG CATGTTCGCGCTCATCAGCCTGCACTGCTTCCTCTACGGATGCAACCTGTTCATGTGGAAGAGCACACGGATCAACCAGAACTTCATATTCGACTTCATGCCCAACACTGCCCTCACACACCGGGACGCCTTCCTCATGTCCGCCTTCATCATGTGCACCGTTGTCACCGCGCTGGTCATCAACCTCTTCCTCATAGATGCCGGTGTGTCCTACCCCAATGCCGTGCCAGGGGCACTCATAGTG TTGTCAGCTGGAGTTTTATTCTGTCCGTTCAACGTGTTCTACCGGTCGACGCGCTACTGCTTCATGCGCATCATGCGCAACATCATATTCTCGCCATTCTACAAG GTTCTGATGGCCGATTTCTTCATGGCTGATCAGTTAACTAGTCAG GTCCCATTGTTAAGGCACATGGAATTTGCAGCGTGCTACTTCATGGCAGGAAGCTTTAGGGCTAACCCATATGAGACTTGTACTAACAGCCAGCAGTACAAACATCTGGCCTACGTGATCTCTTTTCTCCCTTACTATTGGAGAGCTATGCAG TGTTTAAGAAGTTACCTGGAGGAACATGACGTAGATCAGCTCGCCCACGCCGGAAAGTACATGTCGGCGATGGTCGCGGCTGCTGTCAGGTTCAAATACAAAGCAACACCGACGCCATTCTGGGTGTGGATGGTCCTCATCTCGTCCACAGGCACCACCGCCTACCAGCTCTACTGGGACTTTGTCAAGGATTGGGGCTTTTTCACTCCCAAATCTAAAAACCTATGGCTCCGGGATGATCTCATCCTGAAGAACAAGTTCACCTACTACGTCTCCATG ATGCTAAATCTAGTGCTTCGGCTATCATGGACTAAAAGTGTGATGAAGATTCCTATTAATAAGAATGAGACTCGCCTACTGGATTTCTTCCGTGCCTCCTTGGAAATAATCCGACGAGGACAGTGGAATTTCTACAG GATGGAGAACGAACACTTGAACAATGTTGGCAAGTTCAGAGCAGTGAAGACTGTCCCATTGCCATTTCAAGAACTCGAAATGTATTGA